The proteins below come from a single Streptomyces sp. SCSIO 75703 genomic window:
- a CDS encoding DUF3618 domain-containing protein — MADTSDIRTPAQIEADIKRRREVLAETLDELGMRVHPKTIVGDAKARVASSVDHTLGRAYVGVNRAVSGVKARFVDEEGAPRLERVVPVALVVVGVVGLLALGGSRRRGR, encoded by the coding sequence GTGGCGGACACGTCGGACATCAGAACCCCGGCGCAGATCGAGGCGGACATCAAGCGCCGCCGCGAGGTGCTGGCCGAGACGCTCGACGAGCTCGGGATGCGGGTGCACCCGAAGACGATCGTCGGGGATGCCAAGGCCCGGGTGGCCTCCAGCGTCGACCACACGCTCGGCCGGGCCTACGTCGGGGTCAATCGCGCGGTGAGCGGCGTGAAGGCGCGGTTCGTCGACGAGGAGGGCGCCCCCCGGCTGGAGCGCGTCGTCCCGGTCGCCCTCGTGGTCGTCGGCGTGGTCGGGCTGCTGGCCCTCGGCGGCTCGCGGCGGCGCGGGCGGTGA
- a CDS encoding ABC transporter permease codes for MRAYRLIAGMWLRSTMTYRASFALTAFGNFAMTALDFVAILLMFSRIDALGGYALPEIAFLYGLSGVSFGLADLAIGSMDRLGRRVRDGTLDTLLVRPAPVLAQVAADRFAPRRLGRVLQGGLVLGWALTAVDVAWTPAKLALLPLMLVSGAGIFAAVFVAAAAFQFVAQDASEVANAFTYGGTTLLQYPPTVFARELVRGVTFVVPLAFVNWLPASHVLGRPYPLDLPGWTAFTPPLVAVACGAAAGLAWRAGLRSYRSTGS; via the coding sequence CTGCGCGCCTACCGGCTGATCGCCGGCATGTGGCTCCGCTCCACGATGACCTACCGGGCCTCCTTCGCGCTGACCGCCTTCGGCAACTTCGCCATGACCGCGCTGGACTTCGTGGCGATCCTGCTGATGTTCTCCCGCATCGACGCCCTCGGCGGCTACGCCCTGCCCGAGATCGCGTTCCTCTACGGGCTCTCCGGCGTCTCCTTCGGCCTCGCCGACCTGGCGATCGGGTCGATGGACCGGCTCGGCCGGCGGGTGCGCGACGGCACGCTGGACACGTTGCTGGTGCGTCCGGCGCCGGTGCTCGCGCAGGTCGCCGCGGACCGCTTCGCGCCGCGCCGGCTGGGCCGCGTGCTCCAGGGCGGGCTGGTGCTCGGCTGGGCGCTGACCGCCGTCGACGTGGCGTGGACGCCGGCCAAGCTGGCGCTGCTGCCGCTGATGCTGGTCAGCGGCGCGGGGATCTTCGCCGCGGTGTTCGTGGCGGCGGCGGCCTTCCAGTTCGTTGCGCAGGACGCCTCCGAGGTGGCGAACGCCTTCACCTACGGGGGGACGACGCTGCTCCAGTACCCGCCCACCGTGTTCGCGCGGGAGCTGGTGCGCGGGGTGACCTTCGTGGTGCCGCTGGCCTTCGTCAACTGGCTGCCCGCGAGCCACGTCCTGGGGCGGCCGTACCCGCTGGACCTGCCCGGGTGGACGGCGTTCACGCCGCCGCTGGTGGCCGTCGCCTGCGGTGCGGCGGCCGGCCTCGCCTGGCGGGCGGGCCTTCGTTCCTACCGCAGCACAGGGAGCTGA
- a CDS encoding VOC family protein, translated as MTVRRIVPDIPVVSGEHLDANRDFYGLLGFEEVMHLGWVTTLASPSNPTAQISFLTEDPGAPVVPDLSVEVADVDGVYARLAAAGAEIVRDIRDEEWGVRRFFVRDPNGRVVNVLTHGAGGTGG; from the coding sequence ATGACCGTCCGCAGGATCGTCCCCGACATCCCGGTCGTGTCCGGGGAGCACCTGGACGCCAACCGGGACTTCTACGGCCTCCTGGGCTTCGAGGAGGTCATGCACCTGGGCTGGGTGACGACCCTGGCCTCCCCGTCCAACCCCACCGCCCAGATCAGCTTCCTCACCGAGGACCCCGGCGCGCCGGTCGTCCCCGACCTCAGCGTCGAGGTGGCGGACGTCGACGGGGTGTACGCCCGCCTGGCCGCGGCGGGCGCCGAGATCGTCCGGGACATCCGGGACGAGGAGTGGGGCGTACGGCGCTTCTTCGTCCGGGACCCGAACGGGCGGGTGGTGAACGTCCTCACCCACGGGGCGGGCGGGACCGGGGGCTGA
- a CDS encoding ABC-2 family transporter protein, translated as MDVGSWRLYTAVAAGGFRRYATYRVATAAGVFTNTVFGLVLVYAYLALWDEKPQLGGYDQAQAVTYVWLGQALLATLAIGGGGIEDELMERIRTGDVAVDLYRPVDLQLWWLAADGGRAVFQLLGRGVVPFVFGALVFPASLPREPSTWVAFLVAVALAMLVSFAIRYLVALSAFWLLDGTGVTQMGWLVGFFCSGMTLPLNVFPGTLGEVVRALPWASLLQAPADVLLGEADPLATFAFQAGWAVALLALGRLVQSAATRRVVVQGG; from the coding sequence ATGGACGTGGGCTCGTGGCGGTTGTACACGGCCGTCGCGGCGGGGGGATTCCGACGGTACGCGACGTACCGGGTCGCCACCGCCGCCGGAGTCTTCACGAACACCGTCTTCGGACTCGTCCTGGTGTACGCCTATCTGGCGCTGTGGGACGAGAAACCGCAGCTCGGAGGGTACGACCAGGCCCAGGCCGTCACCTATGTGTGGCTCGGCCAGGCACTGCTGGCCACCCTGGCGATCGGGGGCGGAGGCATCGAGGACGAGCTGATGGAGCGCATCCGTACGGGTGATGTCGCCGTCGACCTGTACCGTCCCGTCGACCTCCAGCTCTGGTGGCTGGCGGCCGACGGCGGCCGGGCGGTGTTCCAGTTGCTCGGGCGCGGCGTGGTGCCGTTCGTGTTCGGGGCGCTGGTCTTTCCGGCCTCGCTGCCGAGGGAGCCGTCCACCTGGGTGGCCTTCCTGGTGGCGGTGGCGCTGGCGATGCTGGTGAGCTTCGCGATCCGGTACCTGGTGGCGCTCTCCGCCTTCTGGCTGCTGGACGGGACGGGGGTGACGCAGATGGGATGGCTCGTGGGGTTCTTCTGCTCGGGGATGACGCTGCCGCTGAACGTCTTCCCGGGCACGCTCGGCGAGGTGGTCCGGGCCCTGCCCTGGGCGTCCCTGCTCCAGGCGCCGGCGGACGTGCTGCTGGGCGAGGCCGACCCACTGGCGACCTTCGCCTTCCAGGCGGGCTGGGCGGTGGCGCTGCTGGCGCTGGGCCGGCTGGTGCAGTCGGCGGCGACCCGGCGGGTGGTGGTCCAGGGTGGCTGA
- the bcp gene encoding thioredoxin-dependent thiol peroxidase yields the protein MTERLTPGDVAPAFTLPDADGNEVSLADHKGRKVIVYFYPAALTPGCTKQACDFTDNLELLAGAGYDVIGISPDKPEKLARFRDTESLEVTLLADPEKKVLEAYAAFGEKKNYGRTYQGVIRSTIVVDEDGKVERALYNVRATGHVAKIIKDLGI from the coding sequence ATGACCGAACGCCTCACCCCCGGAGACGTGGCCCCCGCCTTCACCCTGCCGGACGCCGACGGCAACGAGGTCTCGCTCGCCGACCACAAGGGCCGCAAGGTCATCGTCTACTTCTACCCGGCGGCCCTCACCCCGGGCTGCACCAAGCAGGCCTGCGACTTCACCGACAACCTGGAGCTGCTCGCCGGCGCCGGGTACGACGTGATCGGCATCTCCCCGGACAAGCCGGAGAAGCTGGCCAGGTTCCGCGACACCGAGTCGCTCGAGGTCACCCTGCTCGCCGACCCCGAGAAGAAGGTCCTGGAGGCCTACGCGGCCTTCGGCGAGAAGAAGAACTACGGCCGCACCTACCAGGGCGTCATCCGCTCCACGATCGTCGTCGACGAGGACGGCAAGGTCGAGCGCGCCCTCTACAACGTCCGCGCCACCGGCCACGTGGCCAAGATCATCAAGGACTTGGGGATCTGA
- a CDS encoding co-chaperone GroES encodes MSANRNEHSPHDDKLPIRMLHDRVLVRQDTGEGERRSGGGILIPATAAVGRRLAWAEVVAVGQNVRTVEPGDRVLYDPEDRAEVEVRGTAYVLMRERDLHAVAADRFEGSEDSTGLYL; translated from the coding sequence GTGAGCGCCAACAGAAACGAGCACAGCCCCCACGACGACAAGCTGCCCATCCGGATGCTGCACGACCGCGTACTCGTGCGGCAGGACACCGGTGAGGGCGAGCGGCGTTCGGGGGGCGGCATCCTGATTCCCGCCACGGCGGCGGTGGGCCGGCGACTGGCCTGGGCCGAGGTCGTCGCGGTGGGACAGAACGTCCGGACCGTCGAGCCGGGCGACCGGGTCCTGTACGACCCCGAGGACCGTGCGGAGGTCGAGGTGCGGGGCACGGCGTACGTGCTCATGCGCGAACGCGATCTGCACGCCGTGGCCGCGGACCGCTTCGAGGGCTCGGAGGACTCGACCGGGCTGTACCTGTGA
- a CDS encoding transglycosylase domain-containing protein, whose amino-acid sequence MGTRGEHPEGGGPRGDGAPGEASRSTTRDAAPGRTPDAPGTGPGRPESRRPSGPRAPENRPPSAPGRPDARDHAAPAPPPPGPGPRRPEGETPRPEQPRAPHGQGPQGQAPHGRPPHEQTAAASAQAAARTDGGPEGPDGGPKGKKGKKAKRPKRTGWRRLIPTWRMVLGTAVLVVLLMVGGFFVGYSMVHIPSANALATAQSNVYLYSDGSVLARDGEINRESVSLAQISKEAQHAVLAAEDRDFYTESAVDPQAMIRAGWKTATGKGKQSGSTITQQYVKNYYLAQEQTVTRKVKEFFIAIKLDREKSKDEILEGYLNTSFFGRGAYGIQSAAQAYYGVDAKDLTAPQGAYLASLLNAPSAYDVVAHPENKPAAEARWNYVLDGMVKMGWLDRAERDASAFPVPKETTVSTGMSGQRGYVVRIVRDYLISHKIVTEEELDRGGYRITTTLHKKKQDAFVKAVDDRLMSKLDENRKVDGYVRAGGAAIDPKTGKVVAMYNGIDYVKQYTPNATRRDFQVGSTFKPFVFTSAVENRSETQDGRAIGPNTKYDGTSERPVQGWPSAYAPENEDHRDYGDITVTEATDKSVNAVYAQMAVDVGPKKVRDTAVDLGLAADTPEMPEGPALALGTATASPLDMAQAYATLANHGRHGTYVLVEKVVKDGKHELTLPERGERQAVSREAADTTTSILRSVVQNGTATAAQAAGRPAAGKTGTAEEDKAAWFAGYTPDLATVVAVMGQDPETAQHKPLYGVMGLSRVNGGGPPAEIWAQFTREALKGTPVSDFDLRVREGSGPTELPSSEASGDEDGGTDSSATPGDDPTGGTDPGTETPGADGGTSTEPGDGTTDGAGPGGPGGATTEPGPTGGAETGGETGGEGATDGAGSGGADGGGGTDPGTGPGGVVFPPRRQ is encoded by the coding sequence ATGGGCACCCGGGGCGAGCACCCCGAGGGCGGCGGTCCCCGGGGCGACGGCGCCCCGGGCGAGGCATCCCGGTCCACGACGCGCGACGCCGCGCCGGGCCGGACCCCGGACGCCCCCGGCACCGGCCCCGGCCGGCCGGAGAGCCGGCGGCCCTCCGGCCCCCGGGCCCCGGAGAACCGGCCCCCCTCGGCCCCCGGCCGCCCGGACGCCCGGGACCACGCCGCCCCCGCACCGCCGCCCCCGGGCCCCGGCCCCCGGCGTCCGGAGGGCGAGACCCCCCGCCCCGAGCAGCCCCGCGCCCCCCACGGCCAGGGCCCGCAGGGCCAGGCCCCCCACGGCCGGCCCCCGCACGAGCAGACCGCCGCGGCGTCCGCGCAGGCCGCCGCGCGGACGGACGGCGGCCCCGAGGGCCCGGACGGCGGGCCGAAGGGGAAGAAGGGCAAGAAGGCGAAGCGGCCCAAGCGCACCGGCTGGCGCCGGCTGATCCCGACCTGGCGCATGGTGCTCGGCACGGCCGTTCTCGTCGTCCTGCTGATGGTCGGCGGCTTCTTCGTCGGCTACTCGATGGTCCACATCCCGTCCGCCAACGCGCTCGCCACCGCGCAGAGCAACGTCTACCTGTACTCCGACGGCAGTGTCCTGGCCCGCGACGGCGAGATCAACCGCGAGAGCGTCTCCCTCGCCCAGATCTCCAAGGAGGCGCAGCACGCCGTCCTCGCCGCCGAGGACCGCGACTTCTACACCGAGTCCGCGGTCGACCCCCAGGCGATGATCCGCGCCGGCTGGAAGACGGCCACCGGCAAGGGCAAGCAGTCCGGCTCCACCATCACCCAGCAGTACGTCAAGAACTACTACCTGGCCCAGGAACAGACCGTCACCCGCAAGGTGAAGGAGTTCTTCATCGCGATCAAGCTGGACCGCGAGAAGAGCAAGGACGAGATCCTGGAGGGCTACCTCAACACCAGCTTCTTCGGCCGGGGCGCCTACGGCATCCAGTCCGCCGCCCAGGCGTACTACGGCGTCGACGCCAAGGACCTCACCGCCCCCCAGGGCGCCTACCTCGCCTCGCTGCTCAACGCGCCCAGCGCGTACGACGTCGTCGCCCACCCGGAGAACAAGCCCGCCGCCGAGGCCCGCTGGAACTACGTCCTGGACGGCATGGTCAAGATGGGCTGGCTCGACCGGGCCGAGCGGGACGCCAGCGCCTTCCCCGTGCCGAAGGAGACCACCGTCTCCACCGGCATGTCCGGGCAGCGCGGTTACGTGGTGCGCATCGTCCGCGACTACCTGATCTCCCACAAGATCGTCACCGAGGAGGAGCTGGACCGCGGCGGCTACCGCATCACCACCACGCTCCACAAGAAGAAGCAGGACGCCTTCGTCAAGGCCGTCGACGACCGGCTGATGTCCAAACTGGACGAGAACCGCAAGGTCGACGGATACGTGCGCGCCGGCGGCGCCGCCATCGACCCGAAGACCGGCAAGGTCGTCGCCATGTACAACGGCATCGACTACGTGAAGCAGTACACGCCGAACGCCACCCGCCGCGACTTCCAGGTCGGTTCCACCTTCAAGCCCTTCGTGTTCACCTCGGCCGTGGAGAACCGCTCCGAGACCCAGGACGGCCGCGCGATCGGCCCGAACACCAAGTACGACGGCACCAGCGAACGCCCCGTCCAGGGCTGGCCGAGCGCGTACGCCCCGGAGAACGAGGACCACCGCGACTACGGCGACATCACCGTCACCGAGGCCACCGACAAGTCCGTGAACGCGGTCTACGCGCAGATGGCCGTCGACGTCGGGCCGAAGAAGGTCCGCGACACCGCCGTCGACCTCGGCCTGGCCGCCGACACCCCGGAGATGCCGGAGGGCCCGGCCCTCGCGCTCGGCACCGCCACCGCCAGCCCGCTGGACATGGCGCAGGCTTACGCCACGCTCGCCAACCACGGCCGGCACGGCACGTACGTGCTGGTCGAGAAGGTCGTCAAGGACGGCAAGCACGAGCTGACGCTGCCGGAGCGCGGCGAGCGCCAGGCCGTCAGCCGCGAGGCCGCCGACACCACCACGTCCATCCTGCGCAGCGTCGTCCAGAACGGCACCGCCACCGCCGCCCAGGCCGCCGGCCGGCCCGCGGCCGGCAAGACCGGCACCGCGGAGGAGGACAAGGCCGCCTGGTTCGCGGGCTACACCCCCGACCTGGCCACCGTCGTCGCCGTCATGGGCCAGGACCCCGAGACCGCGCAGCACAAGCCGCTGTACGGCGTCATGGGCCTGAGCCGCGTCAACGGCGGCGGGCCGCCCGCCGAGATCTGGGCCCAGTTCACCCGCGAGGCGCTGAAGGGCACCCCGGTCAGCGACTTCGACCTGCGGGTCCGCGAGGGCAGCGGTCCCACCGAACTGCCCTCCTCCGAGGCGTCCGGCGACGAGGACGGCGGCACCGACAGCAGCGCCACGCCCGGGGACGACCCCACCGGCGGCACGGACCCCGGCACCGAGACCCCGGGCGCCGACGGCGGCACCAGCACCGAACCGGGCGACGGCACCACGGACGGCGCCGGGCCCGGCGGACCCGGCGGCGCCACCACCGAGCCCGGTCCCACCGGCGGGGCCGAGACCGGCGGCGAGACCGGCGGCGAGGGCGCCACGGACGGGGCCGGCAGCGGCGGGGCCGACGGGGGCGGCGGCACCGACCCGGGCACCGGGCCCGGCGGGGTCGTCTTCCCGCCCCGGCGCCAGTGA
- a CDS encoding DUF445 domain-containing protein: MAVFSAADEEKRRGVRRMKITATGLLLFVALVYVLAEWASHQGAGPWAGYVSAAAEAGMVGALADWFAVTALFRRPLGLPIPHTAIIPHKKDQLGVSLGEFVGENFLSEDVVRRRLRAVGIGSRLGAWLAVPEHADRVTAELSAALRGALTVLRDSDVQAVVGEAVTRRAGAREIGPGLGKMLDRIVADGGHTRAVDLVVTRAHDWLVLHGESVMNAVQGGAPGWTPRFVDRKVGERVYRELLRFVTEMRDMPAHPARGALDRFLTDFASDLQSDTETRARVERLKAEVLARDEVQDLIASAWTAVRSMIVSAAEDERSELRTRVRAALLSLGARMASDARVQGKVDQWVEGAAVYVVTTYRREITSLITDTVAGWDAEHTTRKIEAHIGRDLQFIRINGTVVGSLAGLLIYTLSRILGA; the protein is encoded by the coding sequence ATGGCCGTCTTCAGCGCGGCCGACGAGGAGAAGCGCCGCGGCGTGCGCCGGATGAAGATCACCGCCACCGGCCTGCTGCTCTTCGTCGCCCTCGTCTACGTCCTCGCCGAATGGGCCTCTCACCAGGGCGCCGGCCCCTGGGCGGGGTACGTCTCCGCCGCCGCCGAGGCCGGCATGGTCGGCGCGCTGGCCGACTGGTTCGCGGTCACCGCCCTCTTCCGTCGGCCGCTCGGCCTGCCCATCCCGCACACGGCGATCATCCCGCACAAGAAGGACCAGCTCGGCGTCTCGCTGGGGGAGTTCGTCGGCGAGAACTTCCTCTCCGAGGACGTGGTGCGACGGCGGCTGCGCGCGGTCGGCATCGGCAGCCGCCTCGGCGCCTGGCTCGCCGTGCCCGAACACGCCGACCGCGTCACCGCCGAGCTGTCCGCCGCCCTGCGCGGCGCCCTGACCGTGCTGCGCGACTCCGACGTCCAGGCGGTGGTCGGCGAGGCCGTCACCCGGCGGGCGGGCGCGCGGGAGATCGGCCCCGGCCTCGGCAAGATGCTGGACCGGATCGTGGCCGACGGCGGCCACACCCGCGCCGTCGACCTGGTCGTCACCCGCGCCCACGACTGGCTGGTGCTGCACGGTGAGTCCGTGATGAACGCCGTCCAGGGCGGCGCCCCCGGCTGGACCCCGCGCTTCGTCGACCGCAAGGTGGGCGAACGCGTCTACCGCGAGCTGCTGCGCTTCGTCACCGAGATGCGTGACATGCCCGCCCACCCGGCGCGCGGCGCCCTCGACCGCTTCCTCACCGACTTCGCCTCCGACCTCCAGTCCGACACCGAGACCCGGGCGCGGGTGGAGCGGCTGAAAGCCGAGGTGCTCGCCCGCGACGAGGTCCAGGACCTGATCGCCTCCGCCTGGACGGCCGTACGTTCCATGATCGTGTCGGCCGCGGAGGACGAGCGCAGCGAACTGCGCACGCGGGTCCGCGCCGCGCTGCTGTCGCTGGGCGCCCGGATGGCCTCCGACGCCCGGGTGCAGGGGAAGGTGGACCAGTGGGTGGAGGGCGCGGCGGTGTACGTCGTCACCACCTACCGCCGCGAGATCACGTCCCTGATCACCGACACCGTGGCCGGCTGGGACGCCGAGCACACCACCCGGAAGATCGAGGCGCACATCGGCCGCGACCTCCAGTTCATCCGCATCAACGGCACCGTGGTCGGCTCGCTCGCCGGGCTGCTGATCTACACGCTCTCCCGCATATTGGGTGCGTAG
- a CDS encoding DUF1707 domain-containing protein — protein sequence MTDDVPELRASDADRERVAEVLRDALAEGRLDMAEFEERLDATYRARTYGELTPITRDLPTGATVASAAPRSEAPARAEGWASRITGGEGSSSWAVALLSGFQRRGRWTVPKRFTCYALLGGGEVDLRDADFAEREVVITCVTVMGGVNVIVPPGVEVSVNGFGVMGGFDQREDGVAGDPGAPRVIVKGFAFWGGVGVVRKLPRAEKQRLKEERRREKRARGDRDLEGGSGRGMLEGRGERSDPFGKDGQGSRETERERRED from the coding sequence ATGACCGACGACGTACCGGAGCTGCGCGCATCCGACGCCGACCGTGAACGAGTCGCCGAGGTCCTGCGGGACGCCCTCGCCGAGGGCCGCCTGGACATGGCGGAGTTCGAGGAACGGCTGGACGCGACCTACCGGGCGCGTACCTACGGCGAGTTGACGCCGATCACCCGTGACCTGCCGACCGGCGCGACCGTCGCGAGCGCCGCGCCGCGCTCCGAGGCACCGGCCCGCGCCGAGGGCTGGGCGAGCCGGATCACCGGCGGTGAGGGCTCCTCGTCCTGGGCCGTGGCCCTGCTCTCCGGTTTCCAGCGCCGGGGGCGCTGGACGGTTCCCAAGCGCTTCACCTGCTACGCCCTGCTGGGCGGCGGCGAGGTCGACCTGCGGGACGCGGACTTCGCCGAGCGCGAGGTCGTCATCACCTGCGTGACGGTCATGGGCGGCGTCAACGTGATCGTGCCGCCCGGCGTCGAGGTCTCGGTGAACGGTTTCGGCGTCATGGGCGGCTTCGACCAGCGCGAGGACGGGGTCGCCGGGGACCCGGGCGCGCCGCGCGTGATCGTGAAGGGCTTCGCCTTCTGGGGCGGGGTCGGGGTGGTGCGCAAGCTGCCGCGGGCCGAGAAGCAGCGGCTGAAGGAGGAGCGCCGCCGGGAGAAGAGGGCGCGCGGCGACCGGGACCTGGAGGGGGGCTCCGGGCGCGGGATGCTGGAGGGCCGGGGGGAGCGGTCCGACCCGTTCGGCAAGGACGGGCAGGGGTCGCGGGAGACGGAGCGGGAGCGGCGCGAGGACTGA
- a CDS encoding SGNH/GDSL hydrolase family protein: MTRGRDRGASVSPTQHRALLAAIVALIVAISAAIYATTSSGGGAQSRAAQPAGSRLPHNEAAPASTGTWVGAWSASPAAAEPGTETTGLAGRSVRNVVHVSVGGTAARITLSNLYGQSPLTVSHASLALAAGPGTAAAAPGSMRRLTFGGSARVVVPPGGEVMSDAARVPVPYGADVLVTLFSDGTSGPVTYHPFARQTSYLADGDHTEDPTAAPYGQQTPYWRYLTALDVLSNEAVGTVVAFGDSITDGYASTVDANHRWPDHLAQRLRTAAEAGADVPRYSVVNQGISGNRVLTSRSGRPADNPSGVSRFPRDVLGRTNVKAVVIALGVNDILNSPELADRDGVLEGLRTMVDLAHARGLKVVGATVTPFGGHGGYTAARETMRQEINARIRSGKVFDEVVDFDKALRDPYDPRRLRADYDCGDHLHPNDRGYERMAEVLDLRSLKGAAPARL, translated from the coding sequence ATGACCCGGGGTCGTGACCGGGGTGCGAGCGTCAGCCCCACCCAACACCGTGCCCTGCTGGCCGCGATCGTCGCTCTGATCGTCGCCATCTCCGCCGCGATCTACGCCACCACCTCCTCCGGCGGTGGCGCGCAGAGCCGCGCCGCACAGCCCGCGGGCAGCCGCCTGCCCCACAACGAAGCCGCGCCCGCGTCCACCGGCACCTGGGTCGGCGCCTGGTCCGCCTCCCCCGCGGCGGCGGAACCGGGCACGGAGACGACCGGACTGGCGGGCCGTTCGGTCCGCAACGTCGTCCACGTCTCCGTCGGCGGCACCGCCGCCCGCATCACCCTCTCCAACCTCTACGGCCAGTCCCCGCTGACCGTCTCGCACGCCTCGCTCGCCCTGGCCGCGGGCCCCGGCACGGCCGCGGCGGCCCCGGGCAGCATGCGCCGGCTCACCTTCGGCGGCAGCGCCCGCGTCGTCGTCCCGCCGGGCGGCGAGGTGATGAGCGACGCGGCCCGCGTCCCCGTCCCCTACGGCGCGGACGTGCTGGTCACGCTCTTCTCCGACGGTACGTCGGGCCCGGTGACGTACCACCCCTTCGCCCGGCAGACCAGCTACCTGGCCGACGGCGACCACACCGAGGACCCGACGGCAGCGCCGTACGGCCAGCAGACGCCGTACTGGCGCTACCTGACCGCGCTGGACGTGCTGAGCAACGAGGCCGTGGGGACGGTCGTCGCCTTCGGCGACTCGATCACCGACGGGTACGCGTCCACGGTGGACGCCAACCACCGCTGGCCCGACCACCTCGCGCAGCGGCTGCGCACGGCGGCCGAGGCCGGTGCCGACGTGCCCCGCTACAGCGTCGTCAACCAGGGGATCAGCGGGAACCGCGTACTGACCAGCCGGTCCGGGCGGCCCGCCGACAACCCGAGCGGGGTCAGCCGCTTCCCCCGGGACGTCCTCGGCCGCACCAACGTCAAGGCCGTCGTCATCGCCCTCGGCGTCAACGACATCCTCAACAGCCCCGAGCTGGCCGACCGGGACGGCGTCCTCGAAGGGCTCCGGACCATGGTGGACCTGGCGCACGCCCGGGGACTGAAGGTCGTCGGCGCGACGGTGACGCCGTTCGGCGGGCACGGCGGGTACACCGCCGCCCGCGAGACCATGCGGCAGGAGATCAACGCGCGGATCCGCTCCGGGAAGGTCTTCGACGAGGTGGTCGACTTCGACAAGGCGCTGCGCGACCCGTACGACCCGCGCCGGCTGCGGGCCGACTACGACTGCGGCGACCACCTGCACCCCAACGACCGGGGCTACGAGCGGATGGCCGAGGTGCTCGACCTGCGCAGCCTGAAGGGGGCGGCCCCGGCCCGCCTCTGA
- a CDS encoding ABC transporter ATP-binding protein: MPHATHTGNAGNAGNTRAGEGGRAAAGATASGGGFIELDGVEKVFEVRRRTGLFRRERRQVRAVDGLSFTVARGEMVGYIGPNGAGKSTTIKMLTGILTPSGGRLRVAGIDPSRERTRLAHRIGVVFGQRTTLWWDLPLIDSYRLAHRMYRIPDARYRENLDRCVELLQLGALLDVPVRQLSLGQRMRGDIAAALLHDPDVLYLDEPTIGLDVVSKARVREFLRELNAERGTTVLLTTHDLQDIERVCSRVMVIDHGRLMYDGPLDGLHQAGESERTLVVDLERELPPIDVPEPARVVRVEGPRQWVAFPASESAADLVARVAAGHPLVDLSVREPDIESVIAKIYAERTSA; the protein is encoded by the coding sequence ATGCCGCACGCGACACACACCGGGAACGCCGGGAACGCCGGGAACACCCGGGCCGGCGAGGGGGGCCGGGCCGCCGCGGGGGCCACCGCTTCCGGCGGCGGCTTCATCGAGCTGGACGGGGTCGAGAAGGTCTTCGAGGTGCGCCGCAGGACCGGCCTGTTCCGGCGCGAGCGGCGGCAGGTGCGGGCGGTGGACGGGCTGTCGTTCACGGTGGCGCGCGGCGAGATGGTCGGCTACATCGGCCCCAACGGCGCCGGCAAGTCGACGACGATCAAGATGCTCACCGGCATCCTCACCCCGAGCGGCGGCCGGCTGCGGGTGGCCGGCATCGACCCGTCCCGGGAACGCACCCGGCTCGCGCACCGCATCGGCGTGGTCTTCGGACAGCGGACGACGCTCTGGTGGGACCTGCCGCTGATCGACTCCTACCGGCTGGCGCACCGCATGTACCGCATCCCCGACGCCCGTTACCGGGAGAACCTCGACCGCTGTGTCGAACTCCTCCAGCTCGGCGCCCTGTTGGACGTGCCGGTACGGCAGCTCTCGCTGGGCCAGCGGATGCGCGGCGACATCGCGGCGGCCCTGCTGCACGATCCGGACGTGCTGTACCTGGACGAGCCGACGATCGGCCTCGACGTGGTCTCCAAGGCCCGGGTGCGGGAGTTCCTGCGGGAGTTGAACGCCGAGCGGGGCACGACGGTGCTGCTGACCACCCACGACCTCCAGGACATCGAGCGGGTCTGCTCCCGCGTGATGGTCATCGACCACGGCCGCCTGATGTACGACGGACCCCTCGACGGCCTGCACCAGGCGGGCGAGAGCGAACGGACCCTCGTGGTGGACCTGGAACGCGAACTGCCGCCCATCGACGTGCCCGAACCCGCCCGCGTCGTCCGCGTCGAGGGGCCCCGCCAGTGGGTGGCGTTCCCGGCGTCGGAGTCGGCCGCCGACCTCGTCGCCCGGGTCGCGGCCGGCCATCCGCTGGTCGACCTGTCCGTGCGCGAGCCCGACATCGAATCCGTCATCGCCAAGATCTACGCGGAACGGACGAGCGCGTAG